The Phyllostomus discolor isolate MPI-MPIP mPhyDis1 chromosome 4, mPhyDis1.pri.v3, whole genome shotgun sequence genome window below encodes:
- the LOC114494593 gene encoding HLA class II histocompatibility antigen, DM beta chain isoform X1, which produces MTTLLQLLLGLSLGCTGAGGFVAHVESTCLLDDDGTAQDFKYCISFNKDLLTCWDPQQKAMAPCEFGVLNPLATYISTYLNAQENLLQRLSEGLQNCTTRTQPFWGSLTQRTRPPSVQVAKATPFNTRESVMLACYVWGFYPADVTITWRKNGQLVPPHGSAHKVAQPNGDWTYQTLSYLATTPSFGDTYICVVEHIGAPEPILQYWTPGLSPEQTVKVSVSVATLGLGLIIFSLGLLSWRRAGSSGYTVLPGSNFPEGRHIS; this is translated from the exons ATGACCAcactcctgcagctgctgctgggccTCAGCCTGGGCTGCACCGGAGCAG GTGGCTTTGTGGCCCATGTGGAAAGCACCTGTCTGCTGGATGATGATGGGACTGCACAGGATTTCAAATATTGCATCTCCTTCAACAAAGATTTGCTGACCTGCTGGGATCCACAGCAGAAAGCAATGGCCCCTTGTGAATTTGGGGTGCTGAATCCCTTGGCCACTTACATCTCCACTTACCTCAATGCACAGGAAAACCTGCTCCAGCGCTTATCTGAGGGGCTCCAGAACTGTACCACACGCACACAGCCTTTTTGGGGATCACTGACCCAAAGGACAC GGCCCCCATCTGTGCAAGTAGCCAAAGCCACTCCTTTTAACACGAGGGAGTCCGTGATGCTGGCTTGCTATGTGTGGGGCTTCTACCCAGCAGATGTGACCATCACATGGAGGAAGAACGGGCAGCTTGTCCCTCCTCATGGCAGTGCCCATAAGGTTGCCCAACCTAATGGAGACTGGACATACCAGACCCTCTCCTACTTAGCCACAACCCCCTCTTTTGGGGACACCTACATCTGTGTGGTGGAGCACATTGGAGCTCCTGAGCCCATCCTTCAGTACTGGA CACCTGGACTGTCGCCGGAACAGACAGTGAAGGTTTCTGTGTCTGTAGCAACTCTAGGCCTGGGCCTCATCATCTTCTCTCTTGGTTTGCTCAGCTGGCGGAGAGCTGGCTCCTCTG GCTATACTGTGCTCCCTGGCTCCAATTTTCCAGAAG gTCGGCACATTTCTTAG
- the LOC114494593 gene encoding HLA class II histocompatibility antigen, DM beta chain isoform X2 translates to MTTLLQLLLGLSLGCTGAGGFVAHVESTCLLDDDGTAQDFKYCISFNKDLLTCWDPQQKAMAPCEFGVLNPLATYISTYLNAQENLLQRLSEGLQNCTTRTQPFWGSLTQRTRPPSVQVAKATPFNTRESVMLACYVWGFYPADVTITWRKNGQLVPPHGSAHKVAQPNGDWTYQTLSYLATTPSFGDTYICVVEHIGAPEPILQYWTPGLSPEQTVKVSVSVATLGLGLIIFSLGLLSWRRAGSSGYTVLPGSNFPEGNICVGLFAYWSSGRGEVCRVSVRFS, encoded by the exons ATGACCAcactcctgcagctgctgctgggccTCAGCCTGGGCTGCACCGGAGCAG GTGGCTTTGTGGCCCATGTGGAAAGCACCTGTCTGCTGGATGATGATGGGACTGCACAGGATTTCAAATATTGCATCTCCTTCAACAAAGATTTGCTGACCTGCTGGGATCCACAGCAGAAAGCAATGGCCCCTTGTGAATTTGGGGTGCTGAATCCCTTGGCCACTTACATCTCCACTTACCTCAATGCACAGGAAAACCTGCTCCAGCGCTTATCTGAGGGGCTCCAGAACTGTACCACACGCACACAGCCTTTTTGGGGATCACTGACCCAAAGGACAC GGCCCCCATCTGTGCAAGTAGCCAAAGCCACTCCTTTTAACACGAGGGAGTCCGTGATGCTGGCTTGCTATGTGTGGGGCTTCTACCCAGCAGATGTGACCATCACATGGAGGAAGAACGGGCAGCTTGTCCCTCCTCATGGCAGTGCCCATAAGGTTGCCCAACCTAATGGAGACTGGACATACCAGACCCTCTCCTACTTAGCCACAACCCCCTCTTTTGGGGACACCTACATCTGTGTGGTGGAGCACATTGGAGCTCCTGAGCCCATCCTTCAGTACTGGA CACCTGGACTGTCGCCGGAACAGACAGTGAAGGTTTCTGTGTCTGTAGCAACTCTAGGCCTGGGCCTCATCATCTTCTCTCTTGGTTTGCTCAGCTGGCGGAGAGCTGGCTCCTCTG GCTATACTGTGCTCCCTGGCTCCAATTTTCCAGAAGGTAATATCTGTGTTGGTCTGTTTGCCTATTGGTCCTCTGGAAGGGGTGAAGTTTGCAGGGTCAGTGTTAGATTCAGCTAA
- the LOC114495689 gene encoding HLA class II histocompatibility antigen, DM alpha chain isoform X3, protein MYCQDWSPRMGLSEAYDDDQLFSFDFSQNTRVPRLPEFADWAQKSGDISTVLFDKGFCQVMIHEIGPKLEGQIPESRGIPVAEVFTLKPLEFGKPNTLVCFVSNLFPPALTVTWQHHSAPVEGAGPTFVSAIDGLSFQAFSYLNFTPEPSDLFSCVVTHEIDGQTAIAYWVPNNALPSDLLENVLCGMAFSLGVLGIIVGLVLIIYFRKPCSGD, encoded by the exons ATGTACTGTCAGGACTGGAGTCCCAGGATGGGACTGTCGGAGGCCTACGATGATGACCAGCTTTTCTCCTTCGACTTTTCCCAGAACACCCGAGTGCCTCGCCTGCCTGAATTTGCTGACTGGGCTCAGAAGTCTGGAGATATTTCCACTGTTTTATTTGACAAAGGATTCTGTCAAGTCATGATCCATGAAATAGGCCCAAAACTTGAAGGGCAAATTCCAGAGTCTAGAG GGATTCCTGTTGCTGAGGTGTTCACGCTGAAGCCCCTGGAGTTCGGCAAACCCAACACGCTGGTCTGTTTTGTCAGCAATCTCTTCCCACCCGCATTGACGGTGACCTGGCAGCATCATTCGGCCCCTGTGGAAGGTGCCGGGCCCACTTTTGTCTCAGCCATTGATGGACTCAGCTTCCAAGCCTTTTCTTACTTAAACTTCACACCGGAACCCTCTGACCTTTTCTCCTGTGTTGTGACTCATGAGATTGATGGCCAAACAGCAATTGCTTATTGGG TGCCCAACAACGCACTGCCCTCAGATCTTCTGGAGAATGTGCTGTGTGGCATGGCCTTCAGCCTGGGTGTGCTGGGCATCATTGTTGGCTTGGTCCTCATCATCTACTTCCGGAAGCCTTGCTCAGGTG ACTGA